A genomic window from Cinclus cinclus chromosome 5, bCinCin1.1, whole genome shotgun sequence includes:
- the CHMP3 gene encoding charged multivesicular body protein 3 isoform X1: MGLFGKTPEKPPKELVNEWSLKIRKEMRVIDRQIRDIQREEEKVKRSIKDAAKKNQRDVCVILAKELIRSRRAVSKLYASKAHMNSVLMGMKNQLAVLRVAGSLQKSTEVMKAMQNLVKIPEIQATMRDLSKEMMKAGIIEEMLEDTFEGLEDQEEMEEEAEAEIDKILFEITAGALGKAPSKVTDALPEPEPMGAAAAAVDEEEDIEAMQSRLATLRS, encoded by the exons ATGGGGCTGTTTGGGAAGACCCCCGAGAAACCGCCCAAGGAGCTG gTCAATGAATGGTCCTTGAAgataaggaaagaaatgagagTGATTGATAGACAGATCAGAG ATATccagagggaagaggagaaggtgAAGAGGTCAATAAAGGATGCTGCCAAAAAGAATCAGAGGGATGTGTGTGTGATCTTGGCAAAGGAGCTGATCCGCTCTCGGAGGGCCGTAAGCAAACTCTATGCATCCAAAGCTCACATGAACTCTGTTCTCATGGGGATGAAGAACCAGCTTG CTGTCCTCAGAGTAGCGGGTTCATTGCAGAAGAGCACAGAAGTTATGAAAGCTATGCAAAATCTAgtaaaaatcccagaaatccaaGCAACAATGAGGGATTTGTCCAAAGAAATGATGAAG GCTGGAATTATAGAGGAAATGCTGGAGGACACCTTTGAAGGGCTGGAGGATCAGGAGGAAATGGAAGAGGAAGCTGAGGCGGAAATCGACAAAATCCTTTTTGAAATTACAGCTG GGGCCTTGGGTAAAGCACCCAGTAAAGTCACAGATGCTCTGCCAGAGCCTGAGCccatgggagcagctgctgctgctgtggatgaGGAAGAGGACATCGAAGCGATGCAGTCACGGTTGGCCACCCTGAGGAGCTAG
- the CHMP3 gene encoding charged multivesicular body protein 3 isoform X2, with translation MGLFGKTPEKPPKELVNEWSLKIRKEMRVIDRQIRDIQREEEKVKRSIKDAAKKNQRDVCVILAKELIRSRRASTEVMKAMQNLVKIPEIQATMRDLSKEMMKAGIIEEMLEDTFEGLEDQEEMEEEAEAEIDKILFEITAGALGKAPSKVTDALPEPEPMGAAAAAVDEEEDIEAMQSRLATLRS, from the exons ATGGGGCTGTTTGGGAAGACCCCCGAGAAACCGCCCAAGGAGCTG gTCAATGAATGGTCCTTGAAgataaggaaagaaatgagagTGATTGATAGACAGATCAGAG ATATccagagggaagaggagaaggtgAAGAGGTCAATAAAGGATGCTGCCAAAAAGAATCAGAGGGATGTGTGTGTGATCTTGGCAAAGGAGCTGATCCGCTCTCGGAGGGCC AGCACAGAAGTTATGAAAGCTATGCAAAATCTAgtaaaaatcccagaaatccaaGCAACAATGAGGGATTTGTCCAAAGAAATGATGAAG GCTGGAATTATAGAGGAAATGCTGGAGGACACCTTTGAAGGGCTGGAGGATCAGGAGGAAATGGAAGAGGAAGCTGAGGCGGAAATCGACAAAATCCTTTTTGAAATTACAGCTG GGGCCTTGGGTAAAGCACCCAGTAAAGTCACAGATGCTCTGCCAGAGCCTGAGCccatgggagcagctgctgctgctgtggatgaGGAAGAGGACATCGAAGCGATGCAGTCACGGTTGGCCACCCTGAGGAGCTAG